In the Bradysia coprophila strain Holo2 unplaced genomic scaffold, BU_Bcop_v1 contig_137, whole genome shotgun sequence genome, ACGAGTTTTTCCTTAAACTGGTTTCTGACACCCGAAGTTTATACTCCCGACCAAGTCTAGCTCTCGAGTGAGGAAAGCGATCGAAACTAATCTAGGAGTAGAAGCATTGGGTTAAAGGGTGGACAAGAGTGACGGTACACCACTGAGTGGTGGTACTGTGTGGTTCAGGTTACTTATATTGGTACACTGCGTGGGCAGCTTGCGTTAGAAATTTCGCGTCTCTTTCGGTTCACGCATTTTGGGAATTGGATTGTCTTCTGGCGTTTCTTCTTACACCGCTCTCGAACATCACAATTACTGCTGGAAGCTGACATTATTTCCTCAAAATCTACCACTGCTTATCGATAAGCCGTCGTCCGCAAGCGAGAACTACAAGATTATAACAGATCTCGAAGGCTTCGAGTCGAAGCTATATGACGACACAAAACTGTTGCGGAGTCCATACACAGAGATGAGAATTATGGCGACTGGGACGAAACGGCATCACAGTCGCAATAATTATCATCTCTCTGAGTTCATGTCGCAAGTAGTAAATGCCACTTTCAAATTATTGTGTGCTGACTCCTCCACTGACTGCTACACATACGTTTTGCAAATAATtactgaaattttaattttccgaTTTACACGAACGACACATTATTAGAACCGTATTGTGGCACCAGCCCCTTGTCTTACACGTGTGGGAACATTTGCCAAGGTGTCGAGAGTGTATGGATACGGAGGAGTTGTGAAATTGCCAACTTGAGTAATGAATGGACCTCTCATACTTTCATTACCAAACTGGTTGTTTCGTTCGTTGGCGAAACCGTCTTCTCGACTGTCCAAATTTGTGATAATCGTACGGCGAGCATTGATAAAAACGGTATTTTCCACCAGACATTGAGCACCCATTCGACTGTTAATCGTTGAGGTCGGCACGTCTTCGTACAAATTGTTGAATATGTGCGCGGTGCCGAAACGTAGCGATGGCAGCCTGGATCCAACGTTGAGGAAATAGTTGTGGTGTAGCGTAACACGTAGCCGGCCTCGATCAACATCGACGTTGTTGTCCGAATGACCGATCAAACTGACACGGAAGTGGGTGTGGAAGCGATTCCAAGAAACTGTTACGAAATCGGATCCGTGATTTATGTCCAAAAGTCCGTCATAAAATCCTGCGCCATTGTCCAAATCCGAAAAGAGTTCATTATGATCGACCCACACGTTTGTCGACCGTTGAATCTCAATGCAGTCGTTCGGTGCACGGGGAAAAGACAGACGAAGACCTCTGATTATGACGTTTCTCTGATCTCTGACAAATAATCCGCCGTGGTTGAAACCAGCATTGGGTGCCGCTCCCAATACTGACTTGTTAGCACCGATGCGGATTTGCACGCCTAATCGTATGTTAGCAATGACTCGTACAACACGAGGTAGGTTGTCGGTAACTGCGCTGATAAATTCCGCCTCAGTGGAAACGGTAACCGTTGGACCGCCAGCACCACCTGAATTGATACTGTGATCAGACAGTCTGTGTGCGAACACTCTCTTGGCGAAATGTACTTACCGGTCGTACCACCATTTAATGTTGCAAACCCAACCAGTTGGGAATGAACTAATTGACAAAGCAACAGAGTTGCTAATAGAAATACTACTGGCCTAAAACCCATTTCAAACTTTATCACATCGACAGAGCTGCAGCTTAAATATACCGCTAGCGGTGTGGTGACGATAATAAATACAGTTCGGCATTTGATTTCATATCTTAAAGATACCGCTTGAGTTGTGGTATGACGTTAGCATACCAAACAATAGTTTGGTTTGTAAACGTTAACAGTCCATGCAATCTTTTAAAAGGGATaccagaaaaaagaaaatccctCAAAATCCTTAAGTGCTGCCAAGATGCTAGCACCTCAATAATCCCTGCATTCCAACCCGACACTTTTAAATCCGACAATTCTACAGGTGGTCAGCAAAACTTGTTTCGCTATTCTTCCTCATTCGACCTCAAGAATGTTGTTCCAACAAGAAATCCCTGAAATACCAACatcttttttgtcattttcatcCTTACTCCCAGCTGTATCTGCACAGGATAACGAGCTAGGAATCCAATCcctgcaataaaaatattttagtatTTCTCACACTTCCGACTCGCTCCTCAACGCCCACCTACCACCCATCGATACAGTTTATTACTCTTCATTTCCATATCCAAAAAgtacaaaacaaacattttttcataaaGGTTTCATGGGAGCTTTAAATTGCCCGTCCGCggtttttctagaattttagaccccctccccccttgtCCGCACTTTTCCACTACACAAACGTATGACGGTCACACTTTAGCGACCCCCCCTCACCCCTATAGtgcggacgtcctttatggatgACACCGTAATGGTTTCTTTACAGCACAGgcgagaaaaacgttgtgtttacctCGGTAAAGAACGTTGGAAATTCATAGTGCTCAGTGCCCTACGATAAGCCTAGTGCTATCTATGATGTAACAGGATGATGTTGGCTCACGTCAAAGGTTCAGTTTTGAACTCTCACACTGTGACCTCAATTGAGTACTGGAAAGCGGTAACCACTACACTTCTGAATGGCTACGCACAGGCTACGTGCGTGTAAGCGATCATCATGCGCACTCTACCTCGTAAAGTTGGAGTGTGAGCTGCCGTTACCATTTCTCAAGTTGTCAAACTTAAAGTTGAATTCACAGTCGTTGTTAGTCGAAGTGAATGAGTGGCTTCAATTGTTCGTTCGTAGACGCAGAGCTAATCGACGGCGTAAGTGTCGATTGCAATTGCTTACCAGTCATTGTGTTAAGAAAAGCATCGCTTTAGGGAGTGGCATATTtggttcttcttcttcttctttttcagcctgtttctatccactgctggacgtaggcctccccaattctcttccattccgaacgatccgttgccacttgttgccaatttgcgcctgcaattcGCTTTATACTATTATTCCAtatctctggtggtctacctctacGCCGTGTTTTAGGTGGTTTCCAGTTCATTATCTTTTTGGTCCAGcgttcgtccgtccttcttgcaatatgtcccgcccagctccactttaaagatgctgttctttccatgacatcaacgacttttatttgttatcgaatccattgatttattttcggaagcttttCTTAACggtaacgtttccgctccatatgtgagcacaggaaggacacacgtatcgaac is a window encoding:
- the LOC119073083 gene encoding pectate lyase A-like, whose amino-acid sequence is MGFRPVVFLLATLLLCQLVHSQLVGFATLNGGTTGGAGGPTVTVSTEAEFISAVTDNLPRVVRVIANIRLGVQIRIGANKSVLGAAPNAGFNHGGLFVRDQRNVIIRGLRLSFPRAPNDCIEIQRSTNVWVDHNELFSDLDNGAGFYDGLLDINHGSDFVTVSWNRFHTHFRVSLIGHSDNNVDVDRGRLRVTLHHNYFLNVGSRLPSLRFGTAHIFNNLYEDVPTSTINSRMGAQCLVENTVFINARRTIITNLDSREDGFANERNNQFGNESMRGPFITQVGNFTTPPYPYTLDTLANVPTRVRQGAGATIRF